One genomic segment of Falco peregrinus isolate bFalPer1 chromosome 7, bFalPer1.pri, whole genome shotgun sequence includes these proteins:
- the KATNA1 gene encoding katanin p60 ATPase-containing subunit A1 isoform X1, producing the protein MLNMSLVMISENVKLAREYALLGNYDSAMVYYQGVLDQMNKYLYSVRDTYLQQKWQQVWQEISVEAKHVKDIMKTLESFKLDSTPLKASQQELPAHDAEVWSLPVPAERRPSPGPRKRQSAQCSDCRGHNNRVSAAVRGPHRPSSRNPNDKGKAVRSREKKDQQNKGREEKNKSTSEIAESEPKKFDSAGYDKDLVEALERDIISQNPNIRWDDIADLVEAKKLLKEAVVLPMWMPEFFKGIRRPWKGVLMVGPPGTGKTLLAKAVATECKTTFFNVSSSTLTSKYRGESEKLVRLLFEMARFYAPTTIFIDEIDSICSRRGTSEEHEASRRVKAELLVQMDGVGGATENDDPSKMVMVLAATNFPWDIDEALRRRLEKRIYIPLPSAKGREELLRINLRELELADDVDLANIAEKMEGYSGADITNVCRDASLMAMRRRIEGLTPEEIRNLSRDEMHMPTTMEDFEIALKKVSKSVSAADIEKYEKWIVEFGSC; encoded by the exons atgtTGAACATGAGCCTTGTTATGATCAGTGAGAATGTAAAGCTGGCCCGTGAATATGCCTTACTTGGAAATTATGACTCTGCGATGGTCTACTATCAGGGAGTTCTTGACCAAATGAATAAATATCTCTACTCTGTCAGAGATACGTATCTGCAACAGAAATGGCAACAG gtttGGCAGGAGATAAGTGTGGAAGCTAAGCATGTGAAAGACATAATGAAAACTCTAGAGAGTTTTAAACTAGACAGCACTCCGTTGAAAGCTTCACAACAGGAATTACCAGCTCATGATGCAGAAGTCTGGTCTTTGCCAGTACCTGCTGAGCGTAG ACCTTCGCCAGGACCCAGAAAACGTCAATCTGCTCAGTGCAGTGATTGCAGAGGTCACAATAATCGTGTAAGTGCAGCTGTCAGAGGCCCTCACCGTCCATCCTCTCGAAATCCCAATGATAAAGGGAAGGCGGTCCGCAGCCGGGAAAAAAAGGATcagcaaaataaaggaagagaggaaaag AACAAATCCACATCTGAGATTGCAGAGTCTGAACCAAAGAAATTTGATAGTGCTGGATATGATAAAGATTTAGTGGAAGCTTTGGAAAGAGATATCATTTCTCAGAATCCCAACATTCGATG GGATGACATTGCTGATTTAGTAGAAGCCAAAAAGCTGCTTAAGGAAGCTGTAGTTTTACCGATGTGGATGCCAGAGTTTTTTAAGGGAATTAGAAGACCATGGAAG gGTGTGCTGATGGTTGGTCCTCCTGGTACTGGAAAGACCCTCCTGGCAAAAGCTGTCGCCACTGAATGCAAGACTACTTTTTTCAATGTTTCTTCTTCCACACTTACCTCAAAATACAGAGGAGAATCTGAGAAACTTGTTCGTCTGCTGTTTGAAATG gCTCGATTTTATGCCCCGACAACTATATTTATTGATGAGATTGACTCTATCTGTAGTCGCAGGGGAACTTCAGAGGAGCATGAAGCTAGCCGACGTGTGAAGGCAGAACTGCTAGTTCAAATGGATG GTGTTGGAGGGGCTACTGAAAATGATGATCCTTCCAAGATGGTCATGGTACTTGCTGCTACTAATTTTCCTTGGGATATCGATGAAGCCCTAAGACGGAGACtagaaaaaagaatttacatTCCTTTACCATCAG CAAAAGGTAGAGAGGAACTCCTGAGAATAAATCTGCGAGAACTGGAACTGGCTGATGACGTTGACCTTGCAAATATAGCTGAGAAAATGGAGGGTTATTCGGGTGCAGACATTACCAACGTGTGCAG AGATGCATCGTTGATGGCTATGAGAAGGCGTATTGAAGGGTTGACAccagaagaaataagaaatctTTCCCGAGATGAAATGCACATGCCAACAACTATGGAAGACTTTGAAATAGCTTTGAAGAAAGTTTCTAAATCGGTATCTGCTGCGGACATTGAGAAATACGAGAAATGGATAGTTGAATTTGGATCATGCTGA
- the KATNA1 gene encoding katanin p60 ATPase-containing subunit A1 isoform X2 → MMQKSGLCQYLLSVGPRKRQSAQCSDCRGHNNRVSAAVRGPHRPSSRNPNDKGKAVRSREKKDQQNKGREEKNKSTSEIAESEPKKFDSAGYDKDLVEALERDIISQNPNIRWDDIADLVEAKKLLKEAVVLPMWMPEFFKGIRRPWKGVLMVGPPGTGKTLLAKAVATECKTTFFNVSSSTLTSKYRGESEKLVRLLFEMARFYAPTTIFIDEIDSICSRRGTSEEHEASRRVKAELLVQMDGVGGATENDDPSKMVMVLAATNFPWDIDEALRRRLEKRIYIPLPSAKGREELLRINLRELELADDVDLANIAEKMEGYSGADITNVCRDASLMAMRRRIEGLTPEEIRNLSRDEMHMPTTMEDFEIALKKVSKSVSAADIEKYEKWIVEFGSC, encoded by the exons ATGATGCAGAAGTCTGGTCTTTGCCAGTACCTGCTGAGCGTAG GACCCAGAAAACGTCAATCTGCTCAGTGCAGTGATTGCAGAGGTCACAATAATCGTGTAAGTGCAGCTGTCAGAGGCCCTCACCGTCCATCCTCTCGAAATCCCAATGATAAAGGGAAGGCGGTCCGCAGCCGGGAAAAAAAGGATcagcaaaataaaggaagagaggaaaag AACAAATCCACATCTGAGATTGCAGAGTCTGAACCAAAGAAATTTGATAGTGCTGGATATGATAAAGATTTAGTGGAAGCTTTGGAAAGAGATATCATTTCTCAGAATCCCAACATTCGATG GGATGACATTGCTGATTTAGTAGAAGCCAAAAAGCTGCTTAAGGAAGCTGTAGTTTTACCGATGTGGATGCCAGAGTTTTTTAAGGGAATTAGAAGACCATGGAAG gGTGTGCTGATGGTTGGTCCTCCTGGTACTGGAAAGACCCTCCTGGCAAAAGCTGTCGCCACTGAATGCAAGACTACTTTTTTCAATGTTTCTTCTTCCACACTTACCTCAAAATACAGAGGAGAATCTGAGAAACTTGTTCGTCTGCTGTTTGAAATG gCTCGATTTTATGCCCCGACAACTATATTTATTGATGAGATTGACTCTATCTGTAGTCGCAGGGGAACTTCAGAGGAGCATGAAGCTAGCCGACGTGTGAAGGCAGAACTGCTAGTTCAAATGGATG GTGTTGGAGGGGCTACTGAAAATGATGATCCTTCCAAGATGGTCATGGTACTTGCTGCTACTAATTTTCCTTGGGATATCGATGAAGCCCTAAGACGGAGACtagaaaaaagaatttacatTCCTTTACCATCAG CAAAAGGTAGAGAGGAACTCCTGAGAATAAATCTGCGAGAACTGGAACTGGCTGATGACGTTGACCTTGCAAATATAGCTGAGAAAATGGAGGGTTATTCGGGTGCAGACATTACCAACGTGTGCAG AGATGCATCGTTGATGGCTATGAGAAGGCGTATTGAAGGGTTGACAccagaagaaataagaaatctTTCCCGAGATGAAATGCACATGCCAACAACTATGGAAGACTTTGAAATAGCTTTGAAGAAAGTTTCTAAATCGGTATCTGCTGCGGACATTGAGAAATACGAGAAATGGATAGTTGAATTTGGATCATGCTGA
- the GINM1 gene encoding glycoprotein integral membrane protein 1 isoform X2, translated as MEAALGRRELLPLLLSLAAALLGPAAPLQLGQETIRVNVMMLKTNGEFHKGQVVFNITYVNGQVYLNDFPMKSGVAHITCQTVILENGNLSNLPDQQRLGTVSVRIMVHEWPLASSSDLQLIVIQEEITEIDGKQVQQEEVTEIDILVKDLRVLRHSNYTVPLKESMLYSIPRDNDVLFTLPNLSGKDIQDPLQTTSQYLIRQVETTVDEETLPGKLPETPLRVEPPSSYKVMCQWVEDLRKGLCRFWFRSLPIFFSLMEVIVVGVVGAALILKVLKVIFPSYENKGIVLLDQVSSVPVITISLPSDLPDRKNNLDKKACT; from the exons GAAACGATCAGAGTCAATGTTATGATGTTGAAAACCAATGGAGAATTTCACAAAGGACAG GTTGTTTTTAATATCACCTATGTTAATGGACAGGTATATCTAAATGATTTTCCTATGAAAAGCGGGGTTGCCCACATAACATGTCAAACAGTCATAT TGGAGAATGGAAATTTGAGTAACTTACCAGATCAGCAGCGCCTGGGAACTGTCAGTGTTCGCATCATGGTTCACGAGTGGCCTTTGGCATCCAGTTCTGATTTGCAGCTGATTGTCATTCaggaagaaatcacagaaattgatggaaaacag GTTCAGCAGGAAGAAGTAACAGAAATAGATATTTTAGTAAAGGACCTGAGAGTACTTAGACATTCAAACTACACTGTCCCTTTGAAAGAGAGCATGCTGTATTCCATCCCAAGGGACAACGACGTGTTATTTACACTTCCCAACCTCTCTGGAAAAG atatTCAAGATCCGCTGCAAACTACCAGTCAGTACCTCATCCGGCAAGTAGAAACTACAGTAGATGAAGAGACATTACCTGGCAAGTTACCAGAGACACCTCTTAGGGTGGAACCTCCATCTTCTTACAAg GTGATGTGCCAGTGGGTGGAAGACTTGAGAAAAGGGTTGTGCAGATTCTGGTTTCGATCTTTACCTATCTTCTTTAGTTTGATGGAAGTCATTGTAGTTGGAGTCGTTGGAGCTGCTCTTATTCTCAAAGTCTTAAAGGTGATTTTCCCTTCCTATGAAAACAA AGGCATCGTTCTCCTGGATCAAGTCAGCTCTGTACCTGTGATTACCATCAGCTTGCCTTCAGATCTTccagacaggaaaaataatttagacaAGAAAGCATGTACTTAa